From the Lactuca sativa cultivar Salinas chromosome 9, Lsat_Salinas_v11, whole genome shotgun sequence genome, the window tctgatctaatcaatcttgtcctttagataagggaacgtacagtcctctgttagatatcatgctgacaatcctatggaatggttagtcaagcatttaggtttctcgatctctgatttatttgacatagaacttaatcgaacacatcaattcagttctgaccgggcccggcacataagtcaaatcaaatcatcgagcggccgagatatcgcttttaccttattagataaaagttacagataaacttcgacttatatgcatttacttattcatttaccaactatacacaacaatacgttttataacaccaagttactgatgcgttttcgtattatcaatgtacaatcaattaacaaataataaaccatatatctaggttttaagactatatgatattatcgtcttgcgatcaccttttatatcttattccataaggtgattccagcaagcgcgggtttattccaatgctcaaaactatttcataagcactcatgaacgttgcagcaatcctctgctatgtctaacaccatttagacattctacacaccaattcacgacaatcttctttcatatctacttccaacatatgaacgattgtggaccatttgaataattcgattattcctaataacctcaattattctggaagtcaaaacatgcaaagtgaaacaatagcttaaacaattaacataagatagtaacattactcataaataaaactcctttatttaatcatcaaatgttaattacatttatctattacacgtttctaatactatctaatctatgctaatatcatccttcagcccaatactcctagcatgctgcaagtgcttaaccctactcagtcccttcgtaagcggatctgctgggttatcttctgatgatatcctcttaactacgagttgtccttcttctacacgatgtctaatgaagtgatactttctgtcgatatgtcttgatctaccatgatccctcggttccttggttaaggcaaccgcaccttcgttatcacagaaaatctccattggctcctttatggcaggtacgactccaagatcaccgatgaagttctttagccatattgcctccttcgacgcttcgctcgctgcaatgtactctgattcgcacgttgaatcagctacggtttcctgcttggaacttttccatgtcactgctcctccatttagggtaaagacccagcccgactgcgaacggtagttgtccctgtcggtttgaaaactggcatcactataccctcgcaccttcaagtcatcacttcctccgaggactaagaaccattccttcgttctccgaaggtacttaaggatattcttcaccgctatccaatgggctttgccaggattcccttgatatctgctaaccatgctcaaagcgaaggctacatcagggcgagtacaagtcatagcgtacatgattgagccaactgcggaagcatatggtatttggctcatttctgctatctcagcttcggtactcggactttgagtcttactcaatttggcattactttgtatcggtagttctcccttctttgagttttccatactaaaacgttttagtaccttctctaagtaagtattctgactaagtccaattagtctcttacttctttctcttattatccttattcccaaaatgtaagaggcttctccgaggtccttcatagcgaagcacttcccgagccaggacttaacttcctgcagagtcgggatgtcgtttcctatgagtaatatgtcatcgacatatagaacgaggaagcttactatactcccactggctttgacatatacacaagactcgtcttcgcttcgtacaaatccaaactctttgactttctcatcgaaacaaagattccatctgcgagatgcttgcttaagtccataaatggacttctcaagcttacacactctatccggatgcttcggatccacaaacccttctggctgagccatgtaaacatcctcagccaactttccgttaaggaaagcggtcttgacatccatttgccaaatctcataatcatgaaatgcggcaattgctaacatcactctaatagatttaatcttcgcaactggtgagaaggtctcatcatagtcaactccgggagtttgagtaaagcccttcgcgaccaatcgcgctttatatgtgtgtacgttcccatccacgtcggtcttcttcttgaagatccatttgcacccaacggtcttacgtccgggcacgtaatcaaccaaattccaaacttggttatcatacatggattggatctcgctatccattgcctctttccactttacagactccgggcctgccatggcttccttgtagctattaggttcatcaagatttactagtgtaccatcactaatatacgtgtccccttcggtagtaatatgaaagccatagaactggggatgaactctaactctatcggaacgtctaagaggtaaggattcgtcaattggttcaaccggagtttcctcctcgggttgagcgccagcggtagaggttccttcatccatcgactcttgaatctcttcaagttcgatttgcctcccactgtctccttggcttatgagttctcgctctcggaaaactcctctcctcgcaacgaagacaacattgtccttcggtctatagaagagatatccaaaggatgtctgcgggtagccgatgaaaatacatcgctcacttcgaggttcaagcttgtcgtgagtatctcgtcttacgaaagcctcgcaaccccaaaccttgatatgtgccaacgagggagctctccctgtccacatctcgtgaggtgttttggcaaccttcttcgtagggactcggttaaggatatgggcggcagtctctaaggcatacccccaaaaagagattggtagtgaagcacgactcatcatagagcgaaccatatccaataaggttcgattacgcctttctgccacaccattcaactgcggtgtcctaggaggcgtcaattgcgaaactattccacactccttgagataatcgtggaattcaagacttaggtactctcctcctcgatcggatcgaagcatcttgattttcctgcccagttgattttccacttcattcttgaactctttgaacttttcaaaggtgtctgacttttgcttgattaagtagatatacccatatctactatagtcatcggtaaaagtcacatagaagcggtttccatccttcgtggttgatctaaatggtccacatacatcggtatgtattaggtccaatagaccctcgcccctttcacaagtacttgtgaagggcgacttagtcatctttccaagcaaacaagactcgcatgtgtcatcttccctaaggtcgaatgactccaacactccatccttttggagttgggctatgcgtttcttgttgacatgtccaagacggcaatgccacaaggaagctttatccatactagtggaagaatcaatattcaaaacatcattttcaaagtcatcaacaatcataacagtttcatatattccattacatggtacagcttcaaagtaaaagacaccatttagataagccaaaatagaaccattctcattattaaaagaaaatctaaatccttgtctaaataaaccatgaaatgaaatgatgtttcttgccatttctggcgaatagcaacaattgttcaaatctaaaactaaactattcctaagcactaaggaatacactccaatcttggttacaggcgacgatcttctgttccccatgattagattgatccttccttgctccacatccctacttcttcttagtccctgcacattagaacaaatgtgataaccacaaccggtatcaagaacccaagaaatagcatgattagaatcgttagatttgattgtatatatacctgcgaaagatggcttgatctttccttctttgattgcttgcaggtaatccgggcagcttctcttccaatgtcctatcttgtggcagtggtgacactctgcctccttcgggttagagcagggcttggcgggatcaactttggtcccactagaagaggcaccatctcgggctttcaccttgcgatagttcttcgatgaagctttcctcttctttcccttcccttgtccaatagccaagacaggagcagcgggcggattgggagtaggtgcaacagacttgtctttaaagttgctctcagcaaccctcaagagaccttggagcttgcttagggtgacctcttctttgttcatgtggtaggtcatcctaaattgattgtacatcggaggcaaagagtgaagcaccatgtcgatcgccaagtcttcaccgaagtcaacatttaacttgcggaggcggtcaacatacctttgcatcttttgcaagtgcacggtaagagattctccatgacccatcttcgcggaaatcatgttagtgaaaatctcgtacctctcttgtctcgcgttttggtggtacctttccaataagtcttggtgcatctcgtacgggtacatgtcctcgtaggacttttggaattcggagttcatggtggcgatcatgatgcaatgtaccttcgttgcatctcgctcatgagtttcaaaggcggtgatttcggcgggagtagcaatttcggggttgattttctctagcttctcatcgaggacatactccttatcctcatagcgagcaatggtgcgaatgtatcttatccattcgctaaagttcgttccatcgaaggtgaccttttggcaaaggctcatcaatgtgaaagaactagcagcagcgttgtttgcgtttgacatctataattagaaaaggacaaagatagattagaataagaatccctaattatcacccaataagaaaattagggctaggatccaacaataacatttacatactagaaaagggatgccgtaatctaacatgcaaataaattgaaggtaagtgaatgacgattcactaattctccatcacgaaacttaaactattagtcctaagtgttttttgagaattcctaggttcggatgagattcattgaaactattcaatggcatgtttaaatctcgatatgcccctcttgtttgtgactgggatgccgaggatcacaaagcgggtgtgaattaccatgcaaattcacatggcgccttcattgtaacaatcacctattcaatgtgccggtaaaccacacacgctccatcgaactatgataaacaacgaatcaccctttgccaccttcgcttagaaccaattagtgtgccggtaaaccacacacgctccactaacatcttagcaaggtgcaaagtgtaatttcatgggattgcatcaattcacttttcctaaagtaactaggattgggaaattttttgaaatatgtgtagttacttgtatttcttattatacttttaatgagaggatgaggttgccctatcctacccgttcggctaacgaccctccaccaatcaagcaagcggtgggtgtgagtgtacacccattaagcgccattttataggccgcaaccttatacccaccttatagatcggcttcgtgaatgaggcctactaacggtaagactagcatttagttatacatatatatatatattattctagtaatatcatattagtatagggttgtattttaaaacttttaaaatctagggtttgaaatttaagttgtctaaattaaaacttttaatcacaaaagtaaatttcaaatcatgagggtaggtttttaaacatttaaaacatggaggatcaaataacaaataattccaattaacaattaatatcctaattatctatatttgatttattcaagatttcttttaagataattaccaaaataattaaaataattaattaattatcatataaggaaattaaatatttaattagttgataattacctttaactagatcaagataatagttatatttatcagaaaaacgaattaatgttgatctaattagtttatggtaagttaagataagataaacacaaagaaatcccgaatctggccattcctgacgcctggactcgccgagtgcacaaatggactcgccgagtcaggcctactcgccgagtccactttgagactcgccgagtccatgactcagaaaccaaaaattcgaattttgcaggtttgtatcagttaatcaagcaacaatttacagaaaaccaagccaggctctgataccactgatgggttttagccataagaactttcctatgtgcgcatgcaaaaccctaatgcttggatctaggctttctaataaacatgctttgaatccaagacttctaattactaattaggttaaacaagaacattaaaacagatctagaatcatacctttgagttccttgttgatcttgaggtcttggagcttctagagtcacaaatgtcactcctctaatggcttacaaacaccaaagcaaggaggatgatttgggagagaggagaggggaggaatttcgaccagagttctcttgcttaatcagaagtgtcgaattccctatgccatggggtctatttatacttgtagattccttaatgattacagataagtccctatcagataatcttctcttaaggctatccaaatccattcctagataactctaatgaaagattttagctatcctaatcctcttagaattcgtccatagtatatccaaatggatttacagtttaaagcttaactatcaaacaactgacagtttatacccctttatttaattaatctctttaagtcaccaaattaattctaattaattctatgacttatattaatcaaataacatatatattattcattatattattcccataatatattaataatatttattctctcttaataaatcatcctatcaagttgctatggtgaaggcaacccaaaaggaccatgcacaaccgaatatagttacagccttagacactattccaacaatatatTGAGTCTAAGTCGAACGTATGTATTGGAGTAGTTCGATTTGTATTTTGCAATTTTGACTGATGTAAGTTGAATTTGATTTCgactaatttaatttgatttcaaAAATTTGTGTTCACTAAAGTCGAAATTGGAAGTAAAAAACGTAGTTGTTTAGAGTCGAACGTCTTGAGCTTGCAGATGATTGAAAATTCAATGTCGAAAGTAAAAATTGTTCTTGGTGAATCTGGAAACAATTTCGGTTTTGTCTGGATATTGTGTTGGAGTCGCTTGGAAGTCGAACAagtttttgatgattttgatggtgtatgtgtGTTAGTTTGCGTCTACAGGGAAGGTAGAATTGAAGTTTGATGTGTATGGTTGTAGAGAGAATGTGACATTGATTGAGTTGGAGTCGTTCGATGTGTGCCTAGCCATTTCGACATGTGAAGCGTCTGAGATTGTATTTTGGGTTCATAGTCGAATGGAAAATATTTGGGTTGAGATATGTTTCTTGGGTTAATTGGTGTCGAAATCAATTTCAACTTACGGTGATTGATTTGGATGTCGAACACAATTTCGACATGAGGTCAAAGAAGTTGTTCGGCCTGTGAATAGAGATTACAACGTGTGATGCTTATTTTTCGCATCTGGTTTAGGGCATCCACAATGAATTGAACTCTATAGAGTTTAATGGAGTGTCATATCATCATTCGCTATTCCATACAACTCTATTCATTTTTATCCCACAATGCATTAAACTCTACAAGTTCAATGGAAcagattaaaaaatatttatttaaagatttaaatactttccttttacccattgaagagttcaataaccattgaactccaaatccattgAATGCCAAGGTGGCATTTCACAATGGTGGAGTTGTATCCATTGAATGACAAGTAGGCATGACACATCATTCAACTCTTCCATTAAACTCCCCATTGTGGATGCTCTCAGTTTGGGAAAGAAAGGGTTATTTCGATTCGAATCCCTAAAGTTTCAACGAATTGGCAAATTTTACCCACTTTCGATATGATAATACTTTTATGTGAAGAATGTAGAATTTTTATTTCAAATACATGATGTTTAAGAAAGTTGGCATAAATTACCCAGTTTCGACATTGGGGTATAATTCTAAGAAATGGAGAGATTTTTCAAATACAGTCCTTGAAGCTTATGCAACTTGTCACTTTATGACCAATTTCACATTTGGGGTAAAGTTTAGAATTTGAGGCTATTTTGTCACAATGGGTCCCTATAGAAGTTTACGAATGCTTGCAACTCTCACCCAAAAgtcgaaaattttcaaaaaatttggaaaattttctcgactttttgtgattgtttttcgtgcaagatttttgtggtttgatTTTTGTCACACTTCAAGGGGAAGATTTCTCAAGTTTATTCCTCAAGCGCTTCTTATCCtttgtgggttttataatcatttgttaATTATAAAAAGTGGGAGAATGTAGAAAttggtattcgaagcttctcgggtattCATTTTGCGGATTTGAAGATTGGTGTTACTTTAAGGGGGAGTTGGTCTTGATCGTGCAAGCTCGTTTGGAAATTGAATtcgggacatccaatcctaactttgagggggagaatgttagggtgcaaagttctcATCGGATGTGGCTTAccttcttgtatatgtaatgagttgagtctttcctataaataggaagtgagtgattCCCATTTATGAAAGAACTTGTAAGACCCATTTGGAGGATTTAGTTTTAGTGAGAAAAACAAAAATGCCTACTTGTAATATTCTATTCAAATGGATCTTAAACGtgtttatttactccttgtgttcttgatgtcTATATTATTCACTTGATCTTTACTATTTCACACATGTCATCATAATTTGGGTCACTATACAGTAAACCCCTACTCTCCATTGATTTCATCTCTTACATCCTATGTTTTACTTTGTCTCTAACAACTTCCCCTCTTAAGATGAAGCTATGGCCATGGGACTCCCCACTATTCCACTATCACCATATTTTCATCTCAAAACCTACTGTGAAAAGAGAAAAAATAAGATAATTCTTTTGGTTTTGTGGATTTTCAACAGTttgttttttcaatgtttttatagCATTCTTGTATAGATTGGATTGGATACTCTTGAACATTAAATACAGGAGATATGCTTATCACCCAGTCAAGCTGACAAAACAAGTGGAAatagaaaataaagaacaaacttTTGGATAATCATTCTTTTTATATACGATCTTAATTGTTCTTGAGTAAGGTCTATCTGATTTGTTAgatttttatatttgaaaatcaTTCTTTCTGTTTTGTGGATCTTCTTTGATAATCTGATGTGTAATTTACTAGATTAATGTTACATGTTTTTCATGTTACTAGGGAATGAttctatgtgtataatataaaataTAGAAATACTTGCAAATCAAGACATATTAACCATGAGAGTGATGAAAATCCATAGAGACACGCTAGCAAGAAGAAAGAGAGGTAAAATACAAAGGATTGTTAAATGTAAAATGTTACAATGAAGATAAGAATCCTAAACATAAAAAATGACATAAATCtaattaatatatacaaaaaaagaaACCAAACTATAAAAGTAAATTATGTTGGAAAAAAGGTTACTAATACGAAAACCTTCCACTAAAGATATACATATAATAAACACTAGACTCGAGCAAGCATTAACTTTTACTTTGATCTTTATATTGACTTTGACTAGATTATTTTTGACCATTaaaatgaaaaagactatgaGTAAACTTTGAATTTGAGAAAATCTAACCTTCATTGGCTTTATTTGCTATAACAATCTAACGTAATGATGATCAATTGACCTAACGGCCAATGAAATTAGCCAACATCTTCCAAGACTGGGCATTAGAGGTTTTACATGCATTTTAAAGGAAAAGTATTAACTTTGGTAAAACAAAGCTTGTGACAAAATAATAATTGAGTAGAACCTGGAACACCACCAAGGAAAAATAATCCATGAACAAAAACAATACACCCataaatcttcttagtgaaatcAAAGGGTTTGATTCCTAGAAATCTATAAATATGCTTTGCGAAAATCTTTCATTTGAAATCGAACCCATAACCATCTTTCATTTTGTCGTTGTCCTCAAATGGAAGGTGGTGTGTAGGGTGTTTGTGACGAGTTATAGGGTTCTGGTCAGGGAAAGGAGGAGGAAACTATCGATGACAGGGCATGAGAGAGGGTGAGATACCTAAACTAAAAACGAGGGAGTAATGTGGGAAAACAAAGTAAAAGAGAGTGCAATAACATtggtatttttgttttcttttatttttaattgaaattaaaccaaataaaaaagagagaagaaattaaaaagagaaaataagTCATTTTGTGTTGCTTAAGTACCAATCATATAAGTTTTTGAAACCATATAGACCATGTTCGTCAAGAAAACTTAGTAAAGATTGAGTTGTAATATTTGATAAACCATAAAGACTATTTATGTAgttttgtttaaaaattataagttGCTTACTTGAGTTTAATGACAAGTTTTAAGGCCAGGACAATGCTTCAACAACAAAAAGTAGGGATTGCAGACGAAACAAAGAAATATTTGGACTAAATCCAAAATTGTCAACATACACTgaggaccatttctgtaatttattattttcaaaataaggGTGCAAAGTGAAAAGCTACATTTGCTCTAACGTTCGGTTAAAGTCATCAAAGCATTCTCTTTCACTCTTCCAATAAATTAGTGACACGTGTCCACTCCTTACAAGACCAGACATCATGAGTATCTCTACCACGCTGCGTTCCCTCCTCCATCTAATTTTCCATCTAATATATTCTCTCCCGTCACCTCCTTCCGATCTCTCTCCGCCGGAGAGAATTCATCGCTGCCGATTACACTGTCGGAGTTTCAAATTCATGCTTTAGTGCTTGAGCTTATGCTGTATGATTCCTTGATTGAAGGTTCTTTTCTTCAGTAATTCGATTAATTGTTTTGCGTTTTTAGGGTTCGTAGTTTTATGTCGGATTTGTTGTTTAAAATTCGGTTCTttgaagaaatgatttttctttttatttatacaAGAAAACGATTCATTTTTGGCTGAGGTTTGTTTTTGTTTCAGGTTCAATCTTGCTCTTCCCCGTAATCAATTTTGGTTTTCACTGAAGAAAAGATTCAAAAATTGAGGTTGTTCTTGAAGAAAAAAGTTTCTTATTTTATTCTTCAGATCTGCTTACAGATTTTAGATGTCAACAACTTGGGCTTCATCATCATCCTACTGGTGCTACAGATGCAACCGATTCATCAGAGTTCTCACCCATCCGCAAGATTCTTCCCTAATTTGCCCTGATTGCAACGGCGGATTCATAGAGGAGATTAACAGCGCCCAACTCTCCGGATCAATGCTGTCGGAATCTATCCACCGGAGGTTTCCGGCCGCCGCTATGTACACGGCCGAAAACGACCAAAGCCCCAACCCGAGTCTTAGCTCTAGTCCTTTCCCTAACCTCACCCCGCCGGTGCTTCAACGGGCCAGAAGAAACACCGGTGAACGATCTCCCTTCAACCCGGTCATCGTCCTCCGTGGACCCACAAGCAATTTAAGCACACCGGAAGCGTCTGATGAAGCGACCACCGGAACAGGTGGATTTGAGTTGTACTACGACGACGGAGCTGGGTCTGGGTTGAGGCCATTACCGGCAAGTATGTCGGAGTTTTTATTGGGCTCTGGTTTTGATCGTTTTCTGGATCAATTATCTCAAATTGACGCTAACGGATTTGGGAGAATCAGCAACAATCCACCAGCATCAAAGTCCGCGATTGAATCAATGCCAACAATCGAAATCCATGAAAATCACATCTCCACTGAATCCCATTGTGCTGTATGTAAAGAACCATTTGATTTAGGAACAGACGCTAAAGAAATGCCGTGTAAGCATATATACCATCCAGATTGCATTCTTCCATGGCTAGCTTTACGTAACT encodes:
- the LOC111885165 gene encoding E3 ubiquitin-protein ligase RDUF2, producing MSTTWASSSSYWCYRCNRFIRVLTHPQDSSLICPDCNGGFIEEINSAQLSGSMLSESIHRRFPAAAMYTAENDQSPNPSLSSSPFPNLTPPVLQRARRNTGERSPFNPVIVLRGPTSNLSTPEASDEATTGTGGFELYYDDGAGSGLRPLPASMSEFLLGSGFDRFLDQLSQIDANGFGRISNNPPASKSAIESMPTIEIHENHISTESHCAVCKEPFDLGTDAKEMPCKHIYHPDCILPWLALRNSCPVCRHELPPDNQDSIESNRSQINDNHNNNQPEEAVGLTIWRLPGGGFAVGRFSGGMRGGNREFPVVFTEMDGGFNNHNNNGGAPRRISWALRGNNNGGRESGRFRRLLHSFFSCFNGGGRAIGSSSMSNSSSTSSWRHRA